The following DNA comes from Deltaproteobacteria bacterium.
CATTGTGCGGGATTCACGTTCCAATAATGGCGTGTCTTCCTCCCGGAGCGATTACGTCTCTGCAGATTATTCCTAATTCAAACAACGTTTAATAATATAATAAAGCAAATTTATCATTCCCGGAATTTCCATCATGACGTTCTTTGGCAGGAATGTGTCGCGATAATAAGGGCCTCGCGTTGGCGAATGACAAGACGCGCGGTCCGAGACGTACCCGCAGGAGGAAACGGATATGCAATCCGCATTGCGCAGAAAGAACCGTAAGGGGGAAACACAAGATCCCAGGACTTCGCTCCTGGCGAGCATCGTCGATTCCTCCGACGACGCCATCATAAGCAAGACCCCCGACGGCGTCATCCTGAGTTGGAACCGGGCGGCGGAGCTGATCTACGGCTATTCCGACAAGGAGATCGTCGGGAAGCCGATCTCCATGATCATCCATCCAGACCGGCCCGACGAAATGGATCTCATCCTGGCCAAGATCCGTAACGGCGAGCGGGTCGAGCACTACGAAACGTTCCGTTTGAGGAAAGACGGGAAGACGATCGCCATCTCCCTTACCGTCTCTCCCGTTTTCGACAAATCCGGCAAGCTTGTCGGCGTATCCTCGATCGCACGCGACATTACAGAGCGCAAGCGGGTTGAGGCGGAAATAGACTCGAGGACCTCTCTCCTGGCGAGCATCGTCGATTCTTCAGACGACGCAATCATCAGCAAGACCGCCGACGGAATAATAATGAGCTGGAACCGCGCGGCCGACCTTATCTACGGCTATTCCGCCGAGGAAATCGTCGGAAAGCCGATCTCGATCATCATCCACCCCGAACGCCCGGACGAAATGGACTTGATCCTGGCCCAGATCCGGAGCGGGGAGAGGGTGGAACACTACGAAACGGTCCGCCTGCGCAAGGACGGAAAGACGATCTCCGTGTCCCTCACGGTCTCTCCCATTTTCGACAAGCGCGGCCACCTGGTCGGTGTTTCCTCCATCGCGCGCGACATTACCGAGCGCAAGAGAGCGGATGAACAGCTCCACGCCGCCTCCCAGTATGCTCGAAGCCTCATCGAGGCCTCCCTCGACCCCCTGGTCACGATCAGCCCCGAGGGGAAGATCACCGACGTCAACGAGGCCACGATCAAGGTCACAGGCATCACCCGTGAGAAGCTCATCGGGGCGGACTTCTCGAACTACTTCACTGAGCCGGAGAAGGCCCGCGATGGGTACCAGCAGGTCTTCGCGAAGGGGTTCGTCACCGACTACCCCCTGACGATCCGTCACCGGGACGGGCGCCTGGTGGACGTTCTCTACAACGCTTCGGTGTACAAGGACGCCCGGGGGAACGTGCTCGGGGTGTTCGCCGCTGCCCGCGACGTCACCGAGCAGAAGCAGGCCTCCCAGTACGCCAGAAGTCTCATCGAGGCCTCCCTCGACCCGCTGGTCACGATCAGCCCCGAGGGGAAGATCACCGACGTCAACGAGGCCACGATCAAGGTAACGGGCGTCCCCCGCGATGGACTGATCGGCGCCGACTTCTCGGACTACTTCACGGAGCCCGAGAAGGCGCGCGAGGGGTACCAGCAGGTTTTCGCGAATGGGTTCGTCACCGACTATCCCCTGACGATCCGCCACCGTGACGGGCACCTGGTCGACGTTCTCTATAACGCATCCGTTTACAAGGATGCCCGCGGGAACGTGCTCGGGGTGTTTGCCGCCGCCCGCGACGTGACGGAGCAGAAGCAGGCATCCCAGTACGCTCGAAGCCTGATCGAAGCGTCGCTCGACCCGCTGGTCACGATCAGCCCCGAGGGGAAGATTACCGACGTGAACGAGGCCACGATCAAGGTAACGGGCGTCCCCCGCGAGCGGCTCATCGGCGCCGACTTCTCGGACTACTTCACCGAGCCGGAGAAGGCACGCGAGGGGTACCAGCAGGTCTTCTCGAAGGGGTTCGTCACCGACTACCCCCTGACGATCCGTCACCGGAACGGCCACCTTGTGGATGTTCTCTACAACGCCTCCGTGTATAAGGACGCCCCGGGCAACGTGCTCGGGGTTTTCGCCGCCGCCCGCGACGTAACAGCTCAGAAAAGAGCCGAGGCGGAAGTGGCGGACCAGCGGACCAAGGAGCTTGAAAGGCTGGCCGAGCTCGAGCGGTTCCAGAAGCTAACCGTGGGGCGCGAGCTGAAAATGATCGAGCTTAAAAAGGATATTGAAGAACTTAAAAAACGCGTGCCCTCGGAAGCGATCACCCAGTGAGATATCCCGCAGTACAGGATCTGCGGCATTTCGGGGGAGTCGACCTCGAGGAATATTCGAGGGCGATCGTCAACATCCTCGAGGACTTCCGCGCCGAAAAGGAGCAGCTTCGTGATACGCAAAGGGCGATCCTGAACGTACTGGAGGACGCGGGATCGGAGAAGTTCGGGCTGGAGGCGATTCAGAAAGCCGTCCTGAACATTCTCGACGACCTCACGGAGGAGAAGGCCCGCCTCGAAGCGACGCAGAAGGCTATCCTCAACATCCTCGACGATGCGGGGGCCGAAAAGCAGATGCTCGAATCCGCGCAGAAGGCGGTCCTGAACATACTGGAGGATTTCGACGCGGAGAAGAACAAGGTCGAGGCCGCCAACCTGGAGCTGCGAAGGGAAGTGGCGGAGCGCAAGCTCGCCGAGCAGGCGTTGAAGGAACAGAGGATCGCACTGGAGAGGTCCAACGAGGAGCTGGAACAGTTCGCATATGTCGCCTCGCACGACCTCCAGGAACCGCTCCGGATGGTCGCAAGCTACACCCAGATACTGGCGCGCCGCTACCAGGGGAAACTCGACGAGGACGCCGACCGCTACATCGCGTTCGCGGTCGACGGCGTCAAGCGGATGCAAAGCCTCATCAAGGACGTGTTGACCTATTCCCGGGTCAGGTCCCAGGGGGCCGAGTTTTCGATGACGCCTTTTTCCTCCGTTCTGGAGCGTGCTATGGATAATCTCCAGGCCGCGATCAGGGAGACCGGGGCGGCCATAACCGTGAATCCACTACCGGCCATCGCGGCCGATGCGACCCAGATGGTTCACCTTTTCCAGAACCTCATCGGCAACGCCATCAAGTTCCGGAGCGGGGAGCCGCCGCGGATTCACGTAACCGCGGCGAGGAACGGGAACCATTGGACCTTCAGCGTCTCCGACAACGGAATCGGGATAAAGCAGGAATACCACGACAAGATATTCATCATATTCCAGTGTCTCCATACGCGGCAAACATACCCCGGGACGGGAATCGGGCTTGCCCTTTGCAAAAGGATCGTCGAGCGCCACGGAGGCCGGATCTGGGTCGATTCACAGCCGGGGAAGGGAAGCGTATTCCGCTTTTCCCTGCCCGATAGGGAGGAGGGGAGATGAGCGCCTCAACCGTAACGGCGAGACAGATCAGCCTGCTCCTTGTCGAGGACAACCCCGGCGATGTGGGGCTGATCGAGGAAGCGTTAAGGGAGAACGGAATACCCCATCGTTTGACCATAGCCGAAGACGGGGAGAAGGCCGTAGCCGTTCTGAGGAAGGAAGGCGCAAGCCTGCCGGACCTGATCGTGCTCGATCTCAACCTCCCGGGGAAAAGCGGCCTGGAGGCTCTGTCGGAGATCAAGAGGGACAGCGCATTAAAAAAAATTCCCGTGATCGTCCTGACGACTTCGAGCTCCCACAGGGAGATCGTCCGTTCCTACGAAAACCATGCAAGCTGCTTCATCACGAAGCCCGTGGACTACGACCAGTACATGAAGGTGCTCAAGGCCATTGCGGACTTCTGGTTCAAAATCGTAACGCTGCCGGGCGGAAAATAGAGGTTTACGTCCCGGTGAGACAGGCGGGCCGCCGGTAAATGCGTCTCAGGCAGCGCGGTCCCGGCGATCCGACTCCCACTCGTCCAACTTCCCGCCCTCTTCCGCGGGTTCCGTGACAGTTGACGTGGCACCCGATACCGCTTTGGCGCCTTGTGTTCCGACGTCCCCGATATCTCCGGTTGTCCGGATATTCGCACCGAACAGGACCAGAAGCCACGCGCCGAGGATCGCGATACCCCCGATCGCCGCCGCCCACAACGCAACGCCAATAATCATCCCGAAAAAGATCGAATCTTCGGCGGTCAAGGATATCCCTCCTTTCCTGCGGAAGTCATTGTGTCATGCGTGCGTGGAAGTTCCGGGAGACCCTGAGAAGTTTTCGGTATTGGCGGACGGGGAGCAGACGCCGCATCCGGTCGCGGAGCAGCGTGTTTTTCTTTACGACGGCGACGGAGCCTTCCTCGATCTTCAGGA
Coding sequences within:
- a CDS encoding response regulator translates to MSASTVTARQISLLLVEDNPGDVGLIEEALRENGIPHRLTIAEDGEKAVAVLRKEGASLPDLIVLDLNLPGKSGLEALSEIKRDSALKKIPVIVLTTSSSHREIVRSYENHASCFITKPVDYDQYMKVLKAIADFWFKIVTLPGGK
- a CDS encoding PAS domain S-box protein, encoding MQSALRRKNRKGETQDPRTSLLASIVDSSDDAIISKTPDGVILSWNRAAELIYGYSDKEIVGKPISMIIHPDRPDEMDLILAKIRNGERVEHYETFRLRKDGKTIAISLTVSPVFDKSGKLVGVSSIARDITERKRVEAEIDSRTSLLASIVDSSDDAIISKTADGIIMSWNRAADLIYGYSAEEIVGKPISIIIHPERPDEMDLILAQIRSGERVEHYETVRLRKDGKTISVSLTVSPIFDKRGHLVGVSSIARDITERKRADEQLHAASQYARSLIEASLDPLVTISPEGKITDVNEATIKVTGITREKLIGADFSNYFTEPEKARDGYQQVFAKGFVTDYPLTIRHRDGRLVDVLYNASVYKDARGNVLGVFAAARDVTEQKQASQYARSLIEASLDPLVTISPEGKITDVNEATIKVTGVPRDGLIGADFSDYFTEPEKAREGYQQVFANGFVTDYPLTIRHRDGHLVDVLYNASVYKDARGNVLGVFAAARDVTEQKQASQYARSLIEASLDPLVTISPEGKITDVNEATIKVTGVPRERLIGADFSDYFTEPEKAREGYQQVFSKGFVTDYPLTIRHRNGHLVDVLYNASVYKDAPGNVLGVFAAARDVTAQKRAEAEVADQRTKELERLAELERFQKLTVGRELKMIELKKDIEELKKRVPSEAITQ